A genome region from Trichosurus vulpecula isolate mTriVul1 chromosome 5, mTriVul1.pri, whole genome shotgun sequence includes the following:
- the SHH gene encoding sonic hedgehog protein, which yields MDEMLLLTRFLLVVLVSSLLMSSGLACGPGRGFGKRRHPKKLTPLAYKQFIPNVAEKTLGASGRYEGKISRNSERFKELTPNYNPDIIFKDEENTGADRLMTQRCKDKLNALAISVMNQWPGVKLRVTEGWDEDGHHSEESLHYEGRAVDITTSDRDRSKYGMLARLAVEAGFDWVYYESKAHIHCSVKAENSVAAKSGGCFPGSATVHLEQGGTKLVKDLSPGDRVLAADDQGRLLYSDFLAFLDREDGAKKVFYVIETREPRERLLLTAAHLLFVAPHNDSGPEPLPPGEPGLLPSGQPSDWAWQRPPPGVAAGRQSLFASRVRPGQRVYVVEERGGDRRLLPAAVHSVSLREEATGVYAPLTAQGTILINRVLASCYAVIEEHSWAHWAFAPFRLAHALLAVLSPAGRDCGGGGGGPGGGGGGRLLLPTASPDVPDAPDAGTTTAGIHWYSQLLYQIGTWLLDSDSLHPLGMAVKSS from the exons ATGGACGAGATGCTGCTACTGACGAGATTTCTGCTGGTGGTCCTCGTCTCTTCCCTCTTGATGTCCTCGGGGCTGGCGTGCGGACCTGGCAGGGGATTTGGGAAGAGGCGGCACCCCAAGAAACTGACCCCCTTAGCCTACAAGCAGTTTATCCCCAACGTGGCGGAGAAAACCCTAGGGGCTAGTGGAAGATACGAAGGGAAGATCTCCAGAAACTCCGAGCGATTTAAAGAACTCACCCCCAATTACAATCCTGACATTATATTTAAGGATGAAGAGAACACCGGAGCGGACCGGCTGATGACTCAG AGGTGTAAAGACAAACTGAATGCCCTGGCTATCTCTGTCATGAACCAGTGGCCCGGGGTGAAACTCCGGGTCACTGAGGGCTGGGATGAGGATGGCCACCACTCTGAAGAGTCGCTACACTATGAGGGCCGGGCAGTGGACATCACCACTTCAGACCGGGACCGAAGCAAATATGGCATGCTGGCCCGCCTGGCCGTGGAGGCAGGCTTCGACTGGGTCTATTACGAATCTAAAGCCCATATCCACTGCTCTGTGAAAGCAG AGAACTCCGTGGCCGCCAAGTCGGGCGGCTGCTTCCCGGGCTCGGCCACCGTGCACCTGGAGCAGGGCGGCACGAAGCTGGTGAAGGACCTGAGCCCCGGGGATCGGGTGCTGGCGGCCGACGACCAGGGCCGCCTACTCTACAGCGACTTCTTGGCCTTCTTGGACCGGGAGGATGGAGCCAAGAAGGTGTTCTACGTGATCGAGACGCGGGAGCCCCGAGAGCGCCTGCTGCTCACCGCTGCCCACCTGCTCTTCGTTGCTCCGCACAACGACTCGGGTCCGGAGCCGCTGCCTCCGGGGGAGCCGGGGCTGCTGCCGTCGGGGCAGCCGTCGGACTGGGCCTGGCAGAGGCCGCCGCCTGGGGTCGCGGCCGGCCGCCAGTCGCTCTTCGCCAGCCGGGTCCGACCCGGACAGCGGGTCTACGTAGTGGAGGAGCGGGGCGGTGACCGGAGGCTGCTGCCCGCCGCCGTGCACAGCGTGTCCCTGCGCGAAGAGGCCACGGGAGTTTACGCGCCGCTCACGGCGCAGGGCACCATCCTCATCAACCGCGTGCTGGCCTCTTGCTACGCCGTCATCGAGGAGCACAGCTGGGCGCACTGGGCGTTCGCCCCCTTCCGCCTGGCCCACGCCCTGCTGGCCGTGCTCTCCCCCGCGGGCAGGGACTGTGGCGGGGGCGGCGGCGGCCCCGGCGGGGGCGGCGGCGGTCGTCTCCTCCTCCCCACAGCCTCGCCAGATGTGCCCGACGCTCCAGATGCCGGGACCACGACGGCAGGCATCCACTGGTACTCGCAGCTGCTCTACCAAATAGGCACCTGGCTGTTGGACAGTGACTCACTGCACCCCCTGGGGATGGCAGTCAAGTCCAGCTGA